In Alnus glutinosa chromosome 7, dhAlnGlut1.1, whole genome shotgun sequence, the sequence AAATTTAAGTATCTGGGTTGTTTTAAAATCTGAACTCTGAAGCATGAATTTGAATTAAACGTAAAGAAAGGTTAGACAACATGAAAGTTGATGGAGATAAACATCACAGGCTAGGTGATGTCCCTCAACAGCATTCGAAATGATAGTCAAAGCAGTGGCCAAAGGAAAAGTTATGGATGTGACCAGGGGAAGCTGCAGAACAACTGTTCAGCAACATCTTGCACAAGCACATCTACACTATGAAAACATGTTTCAACTTACCAGGTCTTAACTGAATACATTAACCTAACACTATGTTTGACTGAAAGAAGGGgaaggaaaaggaagagagaagtTTTGTACCTTGAGttattgagaaagaaaaatatcatgGGTCCCACAAGAATCAAATATCAagatactctctctctctctctctctcccccccccccccccccccctctctcttcCCTTCATTTCCTCCCAATTTGGGAGGAAACAAAATGGTGGGCCCAGAGGGAAGGGAGATCTCTCCATTTCTCTTCCCTTCCCCCCTTCTCTCCTCAATCAAAGGACAGCCTTTTCCTCCCACCATTTTCCCTCACCCCCTTTACTTTCGTTCCCTCTTCATTACAATGAAAATAGTGGGAGGATGACTATGAGCAACTAAACCAACATTCCCATGTTATAGGAgttggtataaaaaattatttttttatttaatatcctATCATATACTTATATATCTAGCATGAGAGAAATATTACAACATGTCGGTGGACCTGGTCAAGATTGAGAATAAGTTGTGGGGGTTCCAATTCTAGGAGAGCATGACTGTGTCTGTACACATAAAATAGCATTGAGAACTTGGTTAAAGTCTACTTCATCAGCGGTGACACTGATTGTGCAGGAATTTGTTTGGATTGACATATTGCTATTATGGTTAGCGACTAGTTGCAAATGCATTATTACAATATTACTAGCATTCTTGTCAGGAATAACCACATGATAAAATCACTTGCAATATTATGTTATTCTACAGTGTATCAGCCTGTTTTCTATATTTGAAAATCTTGGCTGAActatttttttcagaaaataataattttaatattctatttttttttaataagtaaatgaACTTCATGACGAATACAGGAGAAAcacctacaaaaaaaatagaatattaaaattattattttcgaAAACTAGAAATATGATAACACTTATAGGCAAAAGGCAAacacctacaaaaaaaaatcatgcaaacTAGAAATATGATAACACTTATAGGCAACCATCCATTGAAATAGGGTATGGAAGAAGAAGGCCTTTAATTTCACCACCATCCTCTCACTGTCTTCGAAGCTTCAAtcgtttctttctctccaaatacaccacatcaaacaaGACGGGATCATCTTCCACTTTCACTTTGAAGACTACCACACTGCCCTCTCTAACAAGTGAAGAGATCCATCACTCGACAGGCCATGCCCAATGCTAAACCAAAGATACCGAAGATAGAGTTCCATAAGGCACTAGCTATCTCacattaaaataaaaggtaGTCAACGTTTtttccactcttcttacacatgcaacgcCAATCTACCATAACAAGCTGCCTCTTCTTAAGTTAATCAAAGTGATGATCTTACCTAAAGTGgccgaccaagcaaagaaagcctcTCAAAGGGGGCCTTACTCTGCCAAATAATGCTAGAATCTTTAAGTGAGGAAGATATTTGTTaagttttcttccttgcaaactcaCTACTCACGAGGAGAACAAAAATAATGCTAGAATCTTATGCACTAGGACCTACAAACTCTATGCTTCTAGAAGTATAAATTTACAAATACAGCAGCAATTAGAAGATTGTGCAAATTGCATAACAGACTTCCTACTCATTTCAACTGTTCCATTAGTAATCGAAACAATGGCAAACAATATTGCGAAAGAGGCAGGGGCAGGGGGAGCAGAGATGAAATTAACATACACATGGCACGAAAGAaaaaagcaggaaaaaaaagaagaaaaaagaaatgggatGCAGTGCATATAACATGTTgcgaaagaaagaaataagtaaataacTGAATGACATACATACCTCATCCCTATCAAAGTTGTCACCACTATGAGGATCAAAGAGTACATCACCAGTTGCAAGTTCGAAACAAATGCAAGCAAAGGACCAAAGATCGGCCGAAGTAGAATATTTAGATCCAAGGATCACCTCTGGACACCTATACTGTCTTGTCTGAATGTCATTCGTGAACTGTTTGTACGTCCAACATGCATTTCCAAAATCAACCAACTTGCACATGAGCTCAATTGATGCCAACAGATTCTGCCTATTGGAGCGGTTTCCTCTCTTACTAGCCTGGTTTCCTAGCCCAGTGCCCTTTGTTCCATCAGCATCTGACAATCTATTTGTACTAACAGAACTAGTAGACTGGTCTTCTACAGAACCCACATTCAACTTCGCACTAGGAGAAGACTCCACAGCACTAGATGAATCTGGATCTGCATCAGCTTCCGCAGAAACTTCCTTCTCCACACAACCCTGAGCCGCTCGCTTAGCCTTTCTTCGAATCTTTTTTTTCTGGTTCCTAGTCAAATCCCCATTTAATGTCTTGATGTCCTTCCCAGCCCCGGACTCCAATGCAGACTTATCCTTACTATTTGGAAGAATTAGTGAAGCACCTGACTTTCTGGGATCCTTAGAAGGGTCTATCATTGACATTAGCAATATATTTTCTGGTTTCAAATCAGTGTGTATAATAGAGAGCTGTCTATGCAAGTAATCCAATCCCGCCAAAATATGAAAACAGATCTCCTTCACCCTATGAATGGGCAAACCCCGGTACTCAGTATATTTGATAAGTGTCAAGAGATTATCTCCCAAGTACTCGAAAACCATACAAACATGCTGCCCATTGGGACCCGAATGCTTGAAATGATCCAAAAGCTTCACTACACACTTTTTATCATCTGGGTCACCCTCAGCAATCTGTTGCAGGATGGTTATCTCATCCATGGCCGCCTCAGTGTAATGTTGGGCACTCTTTTGCACTTTCAGAGCTACATATCGCTGCCCCAATTCGCaaattaacaaaacaaacaggccaaaacaaacaaaaaagccaCTCATTCAGTtactaacaaaacaaaagcattttTTGTTACTCAAAACATGAAACACTACTCAGAATTTATAAGTTCACCTTTTCTCTTAAAAGTTTCTCTTGGCAACCAGATATAACACAAACTCAAAAACGAACAAGATCAATTAAACACTAATATTCTCAAAAATCACAATCTTACAAACCCCACACCAAGTCGCATTCAAGTATCAAAGTTCACTGCATTTCATTCAGAGGCTACATTCAATCAATCAGGAagatcaccaaaaaaaaagcaTTGAGAGAGAGGTACCGAGAAGCGGGTGTCCCAAGCGAGCCAGACGGTGGAGAAGTGGCCCCAGCCAAGCTTGCTCTGGACGACATACCGACCGCTCTTGAACGTATCGCCGACTCGCACCGCGTGGTACCCTCCACGCCTGTAGTCCTCCGTGCCTTCGTCCTCCGACGTGTAGTCGCTGCTCTCACAGCTCCCATCCTCCGACGAACAACGttgctgcttcttcttctcctccctATCCATAACCCCTTTCAAAAATTTGCGATCTTCAACCAAATCTATAGGTTTTTGGCCTTGTGATTTGGGGCTTCGGTTTTGGTTGGAAGAgtgtgaagagagagagagaggcccgAATGAAATTTCTGTGTCTTCGGAGTTTTGTCTTGCTGTAAATTTAGGGTTTCCTAACAGGCTGAAGTGATCGGTGGGGGCTTTCCTTGGGAATCAGTGAGGtgtcgtcatcatcatcatcatctgaaATAATGAGAACTACTACGACACCTTTGTGTGCTTTCGCcttcctcttccttttctttttcttttttctttttttttttttttaattttttttttctcttttatttatttattgaaaaactTTGGCAATTTTCAGTCACGTAGAGGTATATGGGCtcctagatatttttttttattggtgggataaattttattaaagttaaaatatatacataaaaaatgCTAAATATAATCATTCTATTCGATATTTATTCGGCAAAAGTGACGTGACactttcaattaatttttattaattattggtaaatttaaaaaattaataattgattTGAAGTGTCACATTAATATATTagacaattataaaataaaaatataatatttatcattactcaatactataaaaaaaaaataaaaaaaaaagaaaaaaaaaaaaagaagaagaaaaaaagaagaaggggccTGACGTGAGAGTGAAAGCTCTCTAATGGAGGGGAGAAATATCAACTTACATATATGTGAGAACTTCTCTctcaaaataaagagagaagcGAGAACATTCCTAATAAATAATTCACTTGGTTCAGTTGGTTGGTCTATTTATGTTTTAGCttatctaaatataaaatatatgttttcaaaaataaattttatttaaatttttaggcagagcttctttttttttctttttttttttttttaaaaaaataaggatcaAATTTCATTCATGAGTACCAAGAGACCAAATTGCTCTACAGAAACCAAAGCCCTAGACCCCGAATATTACAATTTCCtagatacttaaaaaaaaaaaagctagccATACATCTATATTTCCTCCAAACTAAGTTGAAGGTTTACAATCAATTTGGGCACAACTCACCAATCGAgtgaaaacaatttcaaatatgcTCAAATCCCTTTGATTCTCGCCAATGCATGCCGACACACTAGCCCATCGTATAGGAGGGACAACTTTTCTCACAGAGGGAATTACAATCAAATACATGAACTGCATCAAACCCAACTCTCCCAAAGGAGAGGACTACAAACAAGAGAACTAAAATCCATATTTCCATCTCAAAACAAGACGAGACAACAACCACTTCTCCACTTAGACTACTCGGTACCCTAAGCGAAAAACaatcataaaaaacaaaataaaacggGTAGTGATTGGGGGGAGGCCATTGACCGGCTCCCTCCCCccctttatattaaaaaattcactttcaatccactttttgttttttatattattttattccttcttttggattaaaagtgaattttttaatataaaagggGAGGGAGCCGGTCAATGGCCTCCTCCCAATCACTACCCAAGTAAAACAATCTAGCAGTAAAATGCTACAAGGGTGGCTCTCTCCAGCTACAAACGTCATAAAACAACCACAAACCACCAAACAGCAGAGGCGGGGACTAAGAAATTCAATTTATTGTATGGACGAACCGGAGCGTACAGACCACGCGCCTGTGCATGGAGTTCCAGTGGAGTTGAATTGGATGCCAGTAGAGGTGGAAGACAACGACATATCTGATGGAGTGATGCGTGTCCTGTGAGATATGGCAGAAAATCGGAGATATTTGTCTGAGTTTTTGTTCCGTTAAGAtatattttgtcttatttattGTGACATAAAGGAAGTGAAAggttttattagttatttttcacccaaaaaaataataataacagggTTAGTCATTTTTGGGCCGCTCCGATCTACATATCAAGGTGGAAATCAAGTGAGCCCATCTGAACCATACTTGGGCCGATTGGATAAGATTCAAAAGAATACGCTGGGCCCAATGACAATAAACAGTGGCATTTTCGTGGTTTTCTGATAATAAAAGGGCTTAGTTATTCACCTTCCTCATATATATTCCGTATCTCCACCAATTCGACTTCTAGGGTTTCTGCATCTGCCACACAACTACTAGCAGCCATGGTTCTCAagtacgtctctctctctctctctctcacacacacacacacacacacatctatTGGAACGCAGAAATCACAGTATTAGCTATGTTTCTGAATTGATTTGAAGATTTTTCTTGTATGAGCTTCTAAACGCACGAGTTTGTGTGTAAAATTGCTCGTGCGAATGTGGATTGTGATGTGATGAACTATTAGAATGTTACTGATTGTTGTTTGATATTCTGTCAATTGATGTATGGTTTTGGAATACCAGGACGGAACTCTGTCGTTTTAGCGGAGCCAAGATATACCCTGGGAAAGGCATTAGATTTATTCGCGCCGATTCTCAGGTTTTGactctaaaatttgagatcagAGTTTGATTCATTTTTGGTTAGATATTGAAAAtaaggtctttttttttctctgttaaTCCTATCAGGTTTTCCTGTTTGCTAATTCGAAATGCAAGAGGTATTTCCACAATCGATTGAAGCCGTCGAAGCTTACCTGGACAGCCATGTACAGGAAGCAGCATAAGAAGGTGAGAAAGCTTTGAAATTTCAGATACATGGATACGTATATTATGTATGTATTagtactttatttatttatattcatttgGGATCTTTACGTATAGCGCCTTATATCTCTTGCACTTAGGTCAGCATTTGctaataactgatttttttttctattcgcTAATAACTTTTGATTATATATGTTGGTATTTTATCCAAAACAAGAAATGGGTTAAGTTTATACCAGCATTGAAAATGTACTTAATGATTCTTGCCAACAAAGCTCCTGGACAGTGGTTATTGGAATTTTAAACGTTTTAAGTTGATATTAGCATTGGAAGTGTACTTAATGATTCTTGCCCACGAAACTCCTGGGCAGTTTAAAACTTTTGACTCAAATGTTTTGATGCAACGTCTATTTCTCTCCCTTTTGTGTATCTggtaaagaagaaagaaaaaagacattATTATGATATTTCAGGCTGAATTGATTTAATGTGCCTGTGATCTTGACATGCTTAGGATATTGCCCAAGAGGCTGTGAAGAAGAGGAGACGTGCTACCAAGAAGCCCTATTCGAGGTCCATAGTTGGTGCCACCTTAGAGGTTATCCAGAAGAAAAGAGCTGAGAAGCCGGAAGTCCGTGATGCTGCCAGGGAAGCTGCACTCCGGTATGTTTTCTCCGCATTCTGATTGTTTCAGAcagctttttttctttgtcttagCTTTTCCCTGCACTTTTTGATAGAGTAGTCGGTTGTTATGTAGCTCTTGCAACATCTCAGATACATGCTAAATGTTCCTTTACTGGTTCTTTGACGTTTTGAATGTATTGTGCAGTGAAATTAAGGAAAGaatcaagaaaacaaaagacgAAAAGAAGTCGAAGAAGGCTGAAGTAATGTCCAAGTCACAGAAGTCACAGGCTAAGGGTAGCATTGCCAAGGGAGCTGCACCAAAGGGTCCTAAACTTGGAGGGGGTGGTGGAAAGCGCTGAGCGGCCGGTGTGttcttatttttgtttcctAGTGGAGTTAACAGTTACTGTAACCTTTCATTTTTGAATGCCGTGTAAGAATTCATTGGCCTTGTTGGGTCGaatcatttatattttctgGCTTTTATCGCATGCACCTGGTTCTTGAAGTTATCTAGTTATCTTGCTGAATTTGAGTATTTCCATGAGTAACTATAATTTAACTGTTTTTTCTACTGTGAATGTACTGCCACACTGGTGGTGCCTCATAACTAACTAGCATGGTATTGGTAGTAAGGGGCTTGCTAAACTTGTGAGTTTTCAGGGTTGAAAATTGTTCTGATGTTGTGCAGAAGTAAGATGGATGCatgattaaatacaattttgtGTTGTGCCCATGTGGAATTGATCCTTTGATTCACACGCTGTAAAAGCAGACAAGTAATCTATGGTTGCCTGTGTTTTAGTATACCATCAAGTTGTTCGTACCAAATTATTGCACTAGTTATAAAGATTGTACATAAGGTGTTTATTGTGAAGAATTGCTTTTGTAAGAATGAGCACCAAGCGAGCAAGTGCTAGATCGGGCAGATAATGCGTCAACCGGGTGGTGGTGTCTGCCTGGATGGTTGCATTTTGCAAGGAGTCGaaatactaaaatatatatgatacgGATAACGTCTTTTTGGTAGGTTTGATAATgcttttgggatttttttttttttcatgaaaaagtACTATAATGTGACGTCAAGGTGAAAGTAattgcttttattattattattattattattttttgaagtttttgttttgaaaatggaAGATAGAAGGATAAATTGTTATCAAACAAACCAAAACTTTTTTGAGGATTCATTTGAATTGATGACagcttttttactttttacttttttaatttttttaaatttattattattattattattttatcacagAATATGATCTCTCTATTTTGAGGATATGTTTAgattatattttacaaatttaatggtatttATGTTAGAAAATACATTCTATAAGGATGTACTATAATTCTCTCATTTTACAGCAACCAAATTATAAGTACACAAGTtatcaaaaactaaaaaatataataaacataaaaacaccaaatcctttaaaacaaattaaagaacacCAATTTCTAGACACTTCACTGGAATATGGTGACTTTGGGTGGTGGTTTTCGGCATATTCCAGCGCCCTTCTTGGCAGATCTGGTGGGGTGATGGGGTCTTTGTAAGGAAGAAACCTCAAAAAGTGCTATTTTGTCTATCGGTTTTGTTTTCTTGGTAGATTCAACCGAATGCTAACGCCAGAATCCACGGAGTCACTGCCGAAATACACCAAAGTCTACGGCCGTAATCCGCCTCTTTGAGCTTGTTCTTGCAAGGAGTGTTAATGGGTggttgagaatctcaaatttagGGTTGGAAAAGATTACAAAGGATTAAGGCCCCATTTGAAAACCactttcccctcccctcccctcccgttcccttcacttctcccaaaaaacatcaacttcaaaacattcgtaacttttttttacattttatatcacatcaacactttcttattactttttaaataaaaaactcattacaatacaattttttttttattttttttttttcacttttccatataaattatatcaattttatatcacatcaattttaattttcaatcattcaaaaaaaaacccaaggagAGGGCAAGGgggttttcaaacggggcctaaATCATAAGAGTTTTTGGGTTTGAGAGGATGAGAGAGAACATGGGTTGGGCTGTTTTGGAACAGAGCTTGTGAAGGCCATTGATGGTGGTGGTGCAGAGATTAGAggaatgaagattgaagaatggAAGATAGATGAGCACAGAGTCATGGTGGCAATAATATTTGACTGGTTTGGATGGCCGGAAAtaccaacaaaatttctttccAGTGCCTTAGTCTACTGAGGAGTTTATATATGCCTTTGACGCCAGCTTGGATATACACATATATTGTATATCCAAGCGCACAAATTGTGAAACAAATTAGATTGGAAAAATCGACAATCAGCGAACTCGAAAGTCGGAACCCATTTTTGTAGAGAGTGGTACAGAATCAATGGACACGGGAACCAAATTGGCAGTATGAATGAGAAAAGTGATTGCCATGTTTCAGTGAAAACGTCGTTGGAATGGGGATGAGAAAAGTGATCGATGGGCTAGTTTGGCTAAAAGATTTGATGTTTTCCTCCTATTATTCTGTATAATACTTTTTCTAatgtgttaaaattttattgaagGTTGTAAAAGTGGTATTTTACAGCTCATCATTATAGAAATGGCTCTTTTTATGTTATTCTATAGTAAATATattgtcacattatttaaaattgttaaatgacatagtattatattatttatgtgtATTGGATGCACACAATAAAATTTGAACTAtaaactgatttttttatttttttcatgaaattgagaggatttTGGTCTATAGGTTTGTCTATTGCAAGGGCTGTAAACTTCGTTTCAGCCTGATGCTTGCAGTGTCGATACAAAAAGGCCACGGCGTTGGGGGATCAGGGTGCTAGGGGTAACTTTTGGACTGGCTAGCTTTTTCAGGTTTTAGACATGACTTTGGCTGAATGGCTGATATCACTATAACTACGTGGCCCCGTTTTTCGTGGTTTGGGCTAATTGGATTCTTATAGCATTTTTAGTACCtttaccaaattttactcattaaaatagttaaaaattattttttcttattctggtgagccatttttttaaaattcccCTAGCAAtatcaccattttaactattcaatatttactatttcatttaaataatattttttttcaaatttctttattctttctctatttaatattttttaaatgtttgtcTTGTCCTAAAggtcatatttatgaatatttgcAAGGCCACAAAAGGCTTATGCTCAATTATTTTGCCGAATCACCAATATACCCTCCCAGACTATTTCGAAGGAGGTTCCGTATGAGGCatcctctttttcttcataTTGTATCCGAGGTTGAAGATTACGAGCCATATTTTGTCCAAGAAAGAAATGCAGCTAGAATACTTGGTTTTTCTTCCCTTCAAAAGATTACCGCTGCACTCAAGATGCTAGCATATGGAGTAACTGGTGATTACGTGGATGAGTATTTGAGGTGGTGGAAGGTCAATAGCACGCACTACCCACGACTTTCTCTGATGGCTCGAGATTTCTTGACTATGCAGGCAACTTCTGTAGCACCTGAAGAGTTGTTCTGCAGCAAAGGTGATGAGATAGATAAGCAACGAATTTGTATGCGACATGAAACTGCGCAGTCGCTCCTTTGTATCAGGTCATGGACCCATGGAGGAATCAAGTTCAAGTTCAAGTCTACTGAGATAGACTATGAGAGATTGATGGAATTGGTAGCTGCAGCAGATAATAGTAATGCTGCTTCTTACGTGCGCCGAATGTGAGGGAGAGAGACAGTCTCAAAAATATTCAGCAAATAGAACTAAATTCAGAACTAATTGTGGGCTGCgatcgtgagagagagagggagagagaaaattgGTGAAggagttggtgagtgaatattactcatcagaattggtgagtaattttactcatcaaaacttttttgttaaagtggtgaggctgctggaagtgattttttggtgttttcatcaaattagttcactaaaaaactattttagtgAGGCTAATAGGAATATTCTTATGGGAAAGAAACAACAAATTTAAGTACGGGTGGAAATTTTTTGACAAAGCACTTTCTGTTTTACttgaaatttcatttatttttcctttgcaTGGAAATTGTAAGGCGACAAAAGAGAGGACCTATCTTAGCGGGGCTTCCCTATCttaggggttttttttgttCAGGTGAGCCCACTACTCATACAGGAGAATCGTAAGGGGGGAGGTAGTAACATAGATCCCTAATTGTATGAGATTTTGATTCTATAAGgataaaaatttcttacaaatcggtttttacgaaattttatacaaaccatatataagattgacatgtgtctcttgacatgtgagaagcactgttgttttaataaaatgtgcttctcacgtgcttttttaatagcattaataaaaaaacatgtgttttttacatatttaaaggacaaatgtcatttttatatgtgggttgtagaaaatttcatataaaccagtttgtagaaaatttatgtccgcTTCACTAGACGAATGAATAAGTGGGTTTAATAAGAGCAGGAATTCAAGTGACAGATCGAGCTATACAGTGGCGGACCCAAACTTGATGATTTGGAGGGGccgaattgaaaaaaaaaaaaaaaagattaggagggcaaaactacaaaaaaataaaaaatttaagagtaaaattttaattttaattttttagaattttttttcgttttttaaaaaatcttggGGCTTAGGGGGCGAGGGCCCCCTGGCCCCTTAATGGATTTGGCCCCTGGAGCTACAGCCTACAATAAGcattttacatatatattacattttgaGTATTCTGAATCTTGCATGAGCAATAATTCTCTTGAGGTCTATCTCCAAAATTTGGCGAAACCCAATAATTGCTCTAAATTCGTAACATCCTCGtcattaaaaaaagcgtaatgTTACTTTTCACACTCATTTCGAATTAGTTAACctgacgtgttttaagtaacttttcaaaagaaaaagagtgcaTTCGCCTATTGATGAGCTGTGATCGCATTGTacaagaactaaaaaaaaggTAGCAAAATAAAAGTGAACcttctttttaatcttttcctTTTGTGGGGGAAAGCTTCTCAATGAGATTAGGGAAAAATTCAAGCTAGGCCATAATCCTAACCTCAAATGGTCTAGCACCCACGTACAACCTTGAGGTGGAGATTGGGTAGAACGAGTTTTCTCTATTGCATGAATATTCAGACCCTACTCAAGTAGCTGTCTAGACGGTCCGAATATGTACTCGAGCATGTAGGGTTTATCAATTGCTCGATCATATTGTTGTCCAAACAATTCGAGCAGGTGTCTGAATTTCCGTATGCCCTCTCATGTAAGCTACCAATATTGCAATTGCACCGATTATATTGTTGGAGGTTAATGCAAGTGTTTACTTCTTCTATCACACTAcacacccaaaaagaaaagaagaaaaaaaaaataaaacccaaggaACGACTAATCATCATTataacaacaataacaacaattaGAGCATCACATGCGAATAAATAGGTGAACGAAAATTCTGAATCAGACGACAGCGTCTCCAACTCAGCCAGAAAACTAGCTACTTGACCCTCTCATCCTACTAATCTAAACACACTCTTCAAGATCAGATTATGAACAGCTTaacagcccccccccccccggttaTGGCTTACGGGGGATAAGAAGGCAGAGCACCCCAGTAAGGCGGCGACACAGGGTTGTACTCCTCGACGACATTGAATAGATAGTTGCAGTCTGCAATGGGATGGTGGGTCATCGTCGTCGGCGTTCCTCGTGGCTTGTGAGAGCCATTTATGGCTACTGACGTGCTCTCCACTGTCTCCTCCCCTGAGATTTCTGTGTAGCCTGTGGAGACTTGCTTCCTCGCGGCTTGCTCTCTTAGCATGCCTTTCAATTTCATAACCTGCCAACAACAGACCGACTTTATTGGATGAAAAacatttaaatcaaaattcttCTTTGATTTTGCTTTTCCCAACATTTGCTGATGTTCCTATTTAATGTGTCTTGTTATGATCAAGTCGAAGGAGGCGGCTTTTTGCTGGCCAGCAAGCTAAAAGGCATGGGGTGCTGACAAATCTTTTAAAAGCGGGAACCTAAACTGCTCAAGTCgtctcaaattatttttttttgaatttgagagaatttaagcAGATGATTGTGATAAACCACATTAAATGCACAAGCATCCCTCTTTTGTTGAGGTTGCTGTGAGCTAGgtctctaattttattttactttttatttttaaaaaaaaattagttctattttttttttttgaatttttaatgaGAAGAGTATAATATTTTTTCACAacgtattttttaataatgtaaATCTGAAAACTACCAAGTATTTAAAGGGATAATTGTATCACTGGTTCCAaaggttggcctaaattatgaatcactccctatggtataaaaagtttatggatgaacattgtggtaaactatagtTACAAATTATTCCCTGAACCTGTTTTCCGTCTACCAAATTAACAGAATTCATTAGtggattacaatacaaatgatatttagaagttgtctcactatttatatgacgtgaGAAACTAACAGATTCTATTAACTTAGTGAAAAGAAAACgagttcagggagtgattcgtaattatagtttatcacaatGACTCTCTATAAACTTTCTATACCACatagagtgattcgtaatttaggccaacacTAAGAATTAGTGGTACAATTATCCCATATGTAAACCTATTCTCTACTCTTTTCTTAAGAGTTAAGAACAAGACCCCATATAAAAG encodes:
- the LOC133872885 gene encoding uncharacterized protein LOC133872885, encoding MDREEKKKQQRCSSEDGSCESSDYTSEDEGTEDYRRGGYHAVRVGDTFKSGRYVVQSKLGWGHFSTVWLAWDTRFSRYVALKVQKSAQHYTEAAMDEITILQQIAEGDPDDKKCVVKLLDHFKHSGPNGQHVCMVFEYLGDNLLTLIKYTEYRGLPIHRVKEICFHILAGLDYLHRQLSIIHTDLKPENILLMSMIDPSKDPRKSGASLILPNSKDKSALESGAGKDIKTLNGDLTRNQKKKIRRKAKRAAQGCVEKEVSAEADADPDSSSAVESSPSAKLNVGSVEDQSTSSVSTNRLSDADGTKGTGLGNQASKRGNRSNRQNLLASIELMCKLVDFGNACWTYKQFTNDIQTRQYRCPEVILGSKYSTSADLWSFACICFELATGDVLFDPHSGDNFDRDEDHLALMMELLGMMPRKIALGGRYSRDFFNRYGDLRHIRRLRFWPLNKVLEEKYDFSEQDANDMTDFLISILDFFPEKRPTAAQCLLHPWINAGPRLLEPSMPSDENHEAESVSSEKKKREKDEREAMEVGMGNIAINSDSKQVKDKPSKVASSSSSR
- the LOC133872975 gene encoding large ribosomal subunit protein eL24, translated to MVLKTELCRFSGAKIYPGKGIRFIRADSQVFLFANSKCKRYFHNRLKPSKLTWTAMYRKQHKKDIAQEAVKKRRRATKKPYSRSIVGATLEVIQKKRAEKPEVRDAAREAALREIKERIKKTKDEKKSKKAEVMSKSQKSQAKGSIAKGAAPKGPKLGGGGGKR